AAGTTCGCCGCCTACACGCTGTTTGGCAGCCTGCTGATGCTGGTGAGCATCATCGGCGTGCGCTACCTGGGCGGCAGCCCCACCTTCGCCATGGTGGACCTGAAACAGCACCTCGTGACGGGCCCCGCGCAGACGTGGCTGTACCTGGGCTTTCTGGCGGCGATGGCGGTCAAACTTCCGCTGTGGCCCCTGCACGCGTGGCTGCCGGACTTTCACGAGCAGAACCACGATTCCGGCGTGCCGGACGTGATGGGCACCCTGTACAAGGTGGGCGGCTACGGCATTTTCACCTTCGCCATTCCCCTGTTCCCGGACGCCAGCCTGGAACTGCGCCCCATCCTGATGGGTCTGGCGGCCTTTACGGCCCTCTACGCCGCCTGGATCGCCTTCCGGCAGACCGACTGGAAACGCCTGCTGGCCTACGCGGGCCTGTCGCACATGGGCTTCGTGGCGCTGGGCGTGTTCTCGCTGAACGAAACGGCCGTGATTGGCGCCATGTACCTGCTGGCCTTCCAGAACCTGTACACGGGCGCGCTGTTTCTCTCGGTGGGCATGGTGCAGGAGCGGATCGGCAGCCTGGAAACGCGCGTGGGCGGCCTGATGACCCAGGCGGGCGCCCTGAGCGGCCTCACGATGGCCCTGTGGTTCGCGTCCATCGCCGTGCCGGGGCTGGCCGGGTTTGTCGGGGAATTCTCGATTCTGCTGGGCGCCTATCAGGTCTCGCCGTGGCTGACCTTTATCGCCGGGATCACCACCATTGCCGCCGCCGCCTACGCCCTCACCGCCTTTCAGACCACCTTCTGGCAGGCGCGCCCACGGGGGGCCGTGGCCGTGCGCGACCTTGTGCATACCGAGTGGCTGGTGCTGGGCCTGCCGCTGGCGGTCCTGATTCTCTTTGGGGTGTACTCCGCCCCGGCCCTGAACCTCATGCAACCGGCGGTGCGCACCGTGCTGGCCGCCCTGGGAGGCAACTGAGATGCTCACGCCCCCCGATGTCGCCTTTTTGCCGCTGCTGCCCATCCTGCTGGTGCTGGCCGGCGCTATTTCCAGCACCCTGCTGGGCTTCTGGGTCAGCCGGCGCACGCTGACGTTTATTAACCTGGGCGCCACGGTGTTTTCGGCCCTCAGCCTGGGCTGGCTGTGGAACCGGGGCCTGACCGCGTTCGGCGGCAGCCTGATCGCCGATAACGCCGCGCTGCTGCTGGCCTTTGTGGTGCTGGTGGGCACCCTGATGACCCTGCTGGTGTCGCTGGACACCGCGTGGCGCGCCCGGGTGTCGTTCCCCGAATTCGACGCCATGCTGATGTACGCCGTGACCGGCTGCCTGCTGATCGCCTTTTCCGGCGACCTGATCGTGATGCTCATTGGCCTGGAGATCATGAGCCTGTCGGGCTACGTGCTGGCGACCCTGCAGGGCTCGCGCCGCGCCGAGGAAGCGGGCCTGAAGTATTTCCTGCTGGGCGCCGCCGGCAGCGCCGTGCTGATCTACGGGCTGGCCTTTGTGTACGGGGCCACCGGCAGCCTGAACTACGCCGCCATTGCCGAGCGCGTGGGTTCGGTGCAGGGGCTGCAGCCCCAGAACGTGGGGATTCTGGTGGGCGGGGCGTTGCTGCTGCTGTGCGGCTTTGCCTTCAAGGTGGCGCTGGCGCCCTTTCACCAGTGGACGCCCGATGTGTACGGCGGCGCGCCCACCAGCGTCAGCCTGTTTCTCAGTACGGTGGTGAAGGTGGCGGCCTTTGCGGGGATGCTGCGCGTGTTTGCCGGCGCCCTGGCCGACGCCCCGGGCTGGCACTCGGTGATGCAGATCCTGATTGCCGCCACGCTGATCGTGGGGAATCTGGCCGCGCTGCGCCAGACCAACTTCAAGCGCCTGCTGGCCTACTCGGCGGTGGCGCACACGGGCTTTCTGGCGATGGCGCTGCTGGGCACGCCGCAGATGGGCGGCGCGGCCCTCAGCTACTACCTGCTGGTCTACACCCTGATGACGGCCGCCGCCCTGGCCGTGGTGGCCGCCCTGCAACGCAGCGAGGCCGGCTTCCAGATCAGCGATCTGCGCGGGCTGTACTACCGCCACCCGGGCTACGCGGTCTGCCTCGCCATCTGCCTCGCCTCGCTGGCGGGCCTGCCGCCCTTTGCGGGGTTCTTTGGCAAGTATCTGGTGTTCCAGGCCGCCTTCCAGAACGGCTACGTGTGGCTGAGCGTGCTGGCCGCCCTGACCAGTGTGGCCGCGCTGGTGTACTACCTGCGCCCGGCCATGCTGCTGTTCATGCCGGACCGCACCCCAGCGCGCGAATACGCCCACGGCCAGCGCCCGGCCACCACCCTGGCGGTGGCCCTGGGCGTGGCGGGCGTGACCGTGCTGGGCCTGCTGCCCAACCTGTGGTACGGCTGGGGCGCCTCGCCCTTTATCTGGACCCTGCTGGCTGGCCGGTAAGGGCCACAGATGCCAAGGACCGCCCCCGAACTGGGGGCGGTCCTTTGTGCTGGGTGGGTGAAGCGAGTCCGCGTCGGGGCTGCTGACGGGGTCTTCCTAGAGGGGTATCGGATGGGGCCTGAGGGCAACCCTCAATGGCTCTGGGGTTCGCTGTCATCCGGATGCCGGATCATCCGTGACAGCCACTCCGCTTCCCCCGTTCCTCCATCACGGATGAACCGGAATCCTTGTCAGTACTGACGGCCGAAAATCACGCGCTTGCCATACGCGCCCGGCTGGCCGCATTTCACGCAGGGGCCCTCGCCGTGCTCGTGGAAGAACTCGGCGTCGTCCAAGGGCACGTTACGGGTGGTGGCCTTGGTGTCGTCCTTGATGCTCTTTTCGCAGGCGGCGTCGGCGCAGTGGTAGGCGCGGACCCAGTGGCCGGTCTCGATGGCGTCTTTGAACTCGTCGTAGCTGTCGGCCACCAGGGTGCGGGTCAGGAGGAACTCGGTGGCGCGTCCGTACAGCCAGTCGTGAATCTCGTCCAGGCGGGCGGTCATGCCGCCCACGGCGTCGGCGCGCGCCAGGGTTTCCTTCTCGTCACGGTTGCGGTTTTTCACCACGACCACGCCCTGCTCCAGATCGCGCGGGCCCAGTTCAATGCGCACGGGCACGCCCTTCAGTTCCCAGTCGTTGTACTTGAAGCCGTTGGTCACGCCGTCGCGCTTGTCCACCTTCACCTTCAGGCCCAGGCCGCGCAGTTCGGCGGCCAGCTTCTCGCCTTCGTCCACCATCTGGTCGAAGTTGTCCTTGCGGCCCACGGGAATAATGACCACCTGAATGGGCGCAATGCGGGGCGGCATGATCAGGCCGAAGTCGTCGCCGTGCGTCATGATGATCGCGCCGATGATGCGGCTGGAAATCGCCCAGGAGGTCGTGTGGGCGTACTCTTCCTTTTGCTCGCGCGTCTGGAACTTCACGTCAAAGGCCTTACTGAAGTTCTGGCCCAGGTAGTGGCTGGTGCCGGACTGCAGCGCCTTGCCGTCGCGCATCATGCCCTCAATGGAGTAGGTGGCCACGGCCCCCGCAAAGCGCTCGGAGGCGGTTTTCTCACCGCGCACCACGGGCAGGGCCAGCACGTCGCGGCAGAACTCGTGGTACAGGTCCAGCATCTGCCGCACCTCGGCGCGGGCCTCGGGTTCGTTGGCGTGGGCGGTGTGGCCTTCGTGCCAGAAGAACTCACTGGTGCGCAGGAACGCCTTGGTGCGCAGCTCGGCGCGGAACACGCTGCCCCACTGGTAATGCAGGAAGGGCAGGTCGCGGTACGAGTTCAGCCAGCCGCTCCACATGTGCCCAATGATGGTTTCGCTGGTGGGGCGCATCACGTAGGGTTCGCTGAGTTCCTCGGTGCCGATCTTGCTGACCGTGAAGAGTTCCGGCGCAAAGCCCTCCACATGGTCGGCTTCCTT
This region of Deinococcus multiflagellatus genomic DNA includes:
- a CDS encoding NADH-quinone oxidoreductase subunit M, with product MTFTDWLPTLMIFLPLVGSLLLLVVPKTFRDEVAGFIAALTLGVGLAIWRGGGSELFRWDWIPPLGITYSVQLSGVSLALALVTAFMSFIAILYAARRIPNPGPMLSLILAMETGLIGIFAAQDLLLFYVFFEDALIPALLMLAMYGKAGRMQALVKFAAYTLFGSLLMLVSIIGVRYLGGSPTFAMVDLKQHLVTGPAQTWLYLGFLAAMAVKLPLWPLHAWLPDFHEQNHDSGVPDVMGTLYKVGGYGIFTFAIPLFPDASLELRPILMGLAAFTALYAAWIAFRQTDWKRLLAYAGLSHMGFVALGVFSLNETAVIGAMYLLAFQNLYTGALFLSVGMVQERIGSLETRVGGLMTQAGALSGLTMALWFASIAVPGLAGFVGEFSILLGAYQVSPWLTFIAGITTIAAAAYALTAFQTTFWQARPRGAVAVRDLVHTEWLVLGLPLAVLILFGVYSAPALNLMQPAVRTVLAALGGN
- a CDS encoding NADH-quinone oxidoreductase subunit N, with the translated sequence MLTPPDVAFLPLLPILLVLAGAISSTLLGFWVSRRTLTFINLGATVFSALSLGWLWNRGLTAFGGSLIADNAALLLAFVVLVGTLMTLLVSLDTAWRARVSFPEFDAMLMYAVTGCLLIAFSGDLIVMLIGLEIMSLSGYVLATLQGSRRAEEAGLKYFLLGAAGSAVLIYGLAFVYGATGSLNYAAIAERVGSVQGLQPQNVGILVGGALLLLCGFAFKVALAPFHQWTPDVYGGAPTSVSLFLSTVVKVAAFAGMLRVFAGALADAPGWHSVMQILIAATLIVGNLAALRQTNFKRLLAYSAVAHTGFLAMALLGTPQMGGAALSYYLLVYTLMTAAALAVVAALQRSEAGFQISDLRGLYYRHPGYAVCLAICLASLAGLPPFAGFFGKYLVFQAAFQNGYVWLSVLAALTSVAALVYYLRPAMLLFMPDRTPAREYAHGQRPATTLAVALGVAGVTVLGLLPNLWYGWGASPFIWTLLAGR
- the proS gene encoding proline--tRNA ligase, encoding MTKDGGKQDKKAAQYGVTPQSTDFNDWYNEVVKKADLADNSPVAGAMVVRPYGSALWENIVRWLDDRFKATGHESLVFPTLIPMGFITKEADHVEGFAPELFTVSKIGTEELSEPYVMRPTSETIIGHMWSGWLNSYRDLPFLHYQWGSVFRAELRTKAFLRTSEFFWHEGHTAHANEPEARAEVRQMLDLYHEFCRDVLALPVVRGEKTASERFAGAVATYSIEGMMRDGKALQSGTSHYLGQNFSKAFDVKFQTREQKEEYAHTTSWAISSRIIGAIIMTHGDDFGLIMPPRIAPIQVVIIPVGRKDNFDQMVDEGEKLAAELRGLGLKVKVDKRDGVTNGFKYNDWELKGVPVRIELGPRDLEQGVVVVKNRNRDEKETLARADAVGGMTARLDEIHDWLYGRATEFLLTRTLVADSYDEFKDAIETGHWVRAYHCADAACEKSIKDDTKATTRNVPLDDAEFFHEHGEGPCVKCGQPGAYGKRVIFGRQY